Proteins encoded together in one Hymenobacter monticola window:
- a CDS encoding DUF6298 domain-containing protein yields MPLPTRTVYFLLLSGLLAAGPAAAQKPAKPVPPPGPIEYKDGKLSYAPDSLGNRVPDFSYAGYRAGEAAIPMAAIKVTVPVKAGDATARIQAALDYVAGLPLGKDGLRGAVLLDKGTYEVAGRLFIRASGVVLRGSCMSDGGTVVIGTGVSRDHLLTMGGRNDRKFETAVAVADKYVPVNARTVKIANASAFKVGDRVQVRRPSTAAWVHRLGMETFGGGLSSLGWKPGQRDLAWDRQIVAVDANGITLDAPLTTALDQAYGGGTVARYTWPGLVSQVGVENLRLKSTFDAANPRDENHRWVAIDIENAQDAWVRQVSFRHFAGSAVLAQATARRLTVEDCISTAPVSEIGNERRNTFYTLGSQTLFQRLYAENGYHDFALGFCAPGPNAFVQCDAEQALSFSGGVDSWASGVLFDIVKEYGQALRFGNREQDGQGAGWAVANSVFWQCTASRVDCYRPPTAQNWAFGTWAQFAGNGFWDQSNENINPRSLYYAQLQERLGDAAKTRAILLPVPTEASSSPKVAVAQELTRLSVNPAPTVLELVKAATTRQPIATQNSAPSIDKLKVKAAPAPTYAAPLHVAQGVLVRGNALVLGRRQEVPWWNGSARPYGLLNPKPHITRFVPGQIGRGLTDDLPELTDSMRAQNVVALHHNYGLWYERRRDDHERIRRMDGEVWAPFYELPFARSGKDLAWDGLSRYDLTKYNAWYWSRLHQFADLADQKGLVLLNQHYFQHNIIEAGAHYADFPWRPVNNVNNTGFPEPPPYAGDKRIFMAEQFYDVTDVTRRPLHRAYIRQCLDNFKGQTGVIHLIGAEFTGPLAFVQFWLDTIKEWETETGQHATIALSTTKDVQDAILADPVRAKVVDVIDINYWHYQFNGQAYAPAGGQNLAPRQHARLTPPKRSSFEQVYRAVREYRQQFPDKAVLYSADGYDAFGWAVLLAGGSMASLPRVADARFASAISDMKPIELPGKPANQWAMSDGKTSLLLYREGQSPVQVDLSGMSGTFAVRHINPKTGALTDPKETVKGGKSITLNSTATGSEVIWLVKK; encoded by the coding sequence GTGCCCCTCCCCACCCGCACCGTTTACTTCCTGCTCCTCTCCGGCCTGCTCGCCGCCGGCCCGGCCGCTGCGCAGAAGCCCGCTAAGCCCGTGCCGCCGCCCGGCCCCATTGAGTACAAGGATGGCAAGCTGAGCTACGCGCCGGATTCGCTAGGCAATCGGGTGCCCGATTTTTCCTATGCGGGCTACCGGGCGGGCGAGGCGGCTATTCCAATGGCGGCTATTAAGGTAACGGTGCCGGTGAAGGCAGGCGATGCCACGGCGCGCATTCAAGCGGCGCTGGACTACGTGGCCGGTTTACCGCTGGGCAAGGATGGGCTGCGCGGCGCGGTGTTGTTGGATAAAGGCACTTACGAGGTAGCAGGGCGGCTGTTTATCCGCGCTTCGGGCGTGGTGCTGCGCGGCAGCTGCATGAGCGACGGGGGAACCGTCGTCATCGGCACGGGCGTAAGCCGCGACCACCTGCTGACCATGGGTGGGCGCAACGACCGCAAGTTTGAAACCGCCGTCGCTGTCGCTGATAAGTACGTGCCGGTAAATGCTCGTACTGTTAAAATTGCCAATGCCAGCGCCTTCAAGGTGGGCGACCGGGTGCAGGTGCGGCGGCCCAGCACGGCCGCCTGGGTACACCGGCTGGGCATGGAAACCTTCGGTGGCGGCCTGTCCTCACTAGGCTGGAAACCCGGCCAGCGCGACCTGGCCTGGGACCGGCAGATAGTGGCCGTGGATGCCAACGGCATCACACTGGATGCGCCGCTAACTACCGCGCTCGACCAAGCCTATGGCGGCGGCACCGTGGCCCGCTATACCTGGCCGGGCCTGGTTTCGCAGGTAGGCGTAGAGAACCTGCGGCTCAAATCAACCTTTGACGCCGCCAACCCCAGAGACGAAAACCACCGCTGGGTAGCTATTGATATTGAAAACGCGCAGGATGCTTGGGTGCGGCAGGTCAGCTTCCGGCACTTCGCGGGCTCGGCCGTGCTGGCGCAGGCCACGGCCCGGCGCCTGACGGTGGAAGACTGTATTTCGACGGCGCCGGTGTCAGAAATCGGCAACGAGCGGCGCAACACCTTCTACACGCTGGGCTCGCAAACGCTGTTTCAGCGGCTGTATGCGGAGAATGGCTACCACGATTTTGCGCTGGGCTTTTGCGCGCCCGGCCCCAATGCCTTTGTGCAGTGCGACGCCGAACAGGCCCTGAGCTTCAGCGGCGGCGTGGACAGCTGGGCTTCGGGCGTGCTGTTCGACATTGTGAAGGAATACGGCCAGGCCCTGCGCTTCGGCAACCGCGAGCAGGACGGGCAGGGCGCCGGTTGGGCCGTGGCCAACAGCGTGTTTTGGCAATGCACCGCCTCCCGCGTGGACTGCTACCGCCCGCCCACGGCGCAGAACTGGGCCTTTGGCACCTGGGCGCAGTTCGCCGGTAACGGCTTCTGGGACCAGTCCAACGAAAATATCAACCCGCGCAGCCTCTACTACGCGCAGCTACAGGAGCGGCTCGGCGACGCCGCCAAGACCCGCGCCATCCTGCTGCCCGTGCCCACCGAGGCCAGCAGCAGCCCCAAAGTGGCCGTGGCGCAGGAATTGACGCGCCTCTCAGTGAACCCCGCGCCTACCGTGCTGGAGCTGGTGAAAGCGGCGACCACGCGCCAGCCCATTGCCACGCAAAACTCGGCCCCCAGCATCGACAAGCTGAAGGTGAAGGCAGCCCCGGCGCCCACCTATGCGGCTCCGCTGCACGTGGCGCAGGGCGTGCTGGTGCGCGGCAACGCCCTCGTGCTGGGCCGCCGCCAGGAGGTGCCGTGGTGGAACGGCAGCGCCCGTCCCTACGGCCTGCTCAACCCCAAGCCCCACATCACGCGCTTTGTGCCGGGCCAGATTGGGCGCGGGCTGACCGATGACTTGCCGGAACTGACCGACTCGATGCGGGCGCAAAACGTGGTAGCCCTGCACCACAACTACGGCCTGTGGTACGAGCGCCGGCGCGACGACCACGAGCGCATTCGCCGCATGGACGGCGAGGTGTGGGCGCCGTTCTACGAATTGCCCTTTGCCCGCAGCGGCAAGGATTTGGCCTGGGACGGCCTCAGCCGTTACGACCTCACCAAGTACAACGCCTGGTACTGGAGCCGCCTGCACCAGTTTGCCGACCTGGCCGACCAAAAAGGCCTCGTGCTGCTCAATCAGCACTACTTCCAGCACAACATCATCGAGGCCGGGGCGCACTACGCCGACTTTCCCTGGCGACCGGTGAACAATGTGAACAACACCGGCTTCCCGGAGCCGCCGCCCTACGCCGGCGACAAGCGCATTTTCATGGCCGAGCAGTTTTACGACGTGACCGATGTCACGCGCCGACCGCTGCACCGCGCCTACATCCGCCAGTGCCTCGACAATTTCAAGGGCCAGACCGGCGTCATTCATCTTATCGGGGCCGAATTCACCGGTCCGCTGGCCTTCGTGCAGTTCTGGCTCGACACTATCAAAGAGTGGGAAACCGAAACCGGCCAGCACGCCACCATTGCCCTGAGCACCACCAAAGACGTGCAGGACGCCATTCTGGCCGACCCGGTGCGGGCTAAAGTGGTCGATGTCATCGACATCAACTACTGGCACTACCAGTTCAACGGCCAGGCCTACGCCCCGGCCGGTGGCCAGAACCTGGCCCCGCGCCAGCACGCCCGCCTCACGCCGCCCAAGCGCAGTTCGTTCGAGCAGGTATATCGGGCCGTGCGCGAGTACCGTCAGCAATTCCCCGACAAAGCGGTGCTCTACTCGGCCGATGGCTACGACGCTTTCGGCTGGGCGGTGCTGCTGGCGGGCGGCTCAATGGCCAGCCTGCCCCGCGTGGCCGATGCCCGTTTTGCCTCGGCCATTTCGGATATGAAACCGATAGAATTGCCCGGCAAGCCCGCCAACCAGTGGGCGATGAGCGACGGCAAAACCAGTTTGCTGCTGTACCGCGAGGGCCAGTCGCCGGTGCAGGTCGATTTATCGGGGATGAGCGGCACATTTGCGGTGCGTCACATCAACCCGAAAACCGGTGCGTTGACCGACCCGAAGGAGACGGTGAAAGGTGGAAAATCCATTACCCTGAACAGCACGGCAACGGGCTCGGAAGTCATTTGGCTGGTGAAGAAATGA
- a CDS encoding pectate lyase family protein — protein sequence MNKPVASLCALGLFFSTQFAAHAQYPKIPQDVQKASEAMMKDAYRQSDIAWNKAYPIVQKEQREGKPYIPWAARPIDLPQATIPAFPGAEGGGAYTFGGRGGRVIVVTSLADSGPGSLREACEQGGARIVVFNVAGIIRLKTPLMIRAPYITIEGQSAPGDGICVAGESVWLNTHDVLVRFMRFRRGETNVGRRDDSIGGNPIGNIMIDHVSASWGLDENMSMYRHMYNDSTGIPEQKLGTVNITIQNSIFSEALDTWNHAFGSTLGGENCTFMRNLWADNAGRNPSIGWNGVFNFANNVMFNWVHRSVDGGDYRALYNIINNYYKPGPETPKDTNIGHRILKPESGRSKLKYQVYGRAYVAGNIVEGFPDITKDNWNGGVQVEEQPNAGKYQADMKVDKPLPMPEITIIPADKAYSYVLDNAGATLPKRDPVDTRVIQQVRTGKIDYIKNVKLPTTQFEHRRLPIDSYKNGIITDPVQVGGYPTYAGKPYADADKDGMPDDYEKKNGFDPKNAADAAAIAKNGYANIENYLNSLVALNTVKP from the coding sequence ATGAACAAACCAGTTGCTTCCCTCTGCGCGCTCGGACTCTTTTTCTCGACGCAATTCGCGGCCCACGCCCAATATCCGAAGATTCCGCAGGACGTGCAGAAGGCCAGCGAGGCCATGATGAAGGATGCCTACCGGCAATCCGATATTGCCTGGAACAAGGCCTACCCCATCGTGCAGAAGGAGCAGCGCGAGGGCAAACCCTATATTCCGTGGGCGGCCCGGCCAATTGACTTGCCGCAAGCCACCATCCCGGCGTTTCCGGGCGCGGAGGGCGGCGGGGCCTACACGTTTGGCGGGCGCGGCGGCCGCGTGATTGTGGTGACCAGTCTGGCCGACAGCGGCCCCGGCAGCCTGCGCGAGGCATGCGAGCAGGGCGGCGCGCGCATTGTAGTGTTCAACGTGGCCGGTATCATCCGCCTCAAAACGCCGCTCATGATTCGGGCGCCCTACATCACCATTGAGGGCCAGAGCGCGCCCGGCGACGGCATCTGCGTGGCTGGCGAATCGGTGTGGCTGAACACGCACGACGTGTTGGTGCGCTTCATGCGCTTCCGCCGTGGCGAGACGAACGTGGGCCGGCGCGATGACTCCATCGGCGGCAACCCGATTGGCAACATCATGATTGACCACGTATCGGCGAGCTGGGGGCTGGACGAGAACATGTCGATGTACCGCCACATGTACAACGACAGCACCGGCATTCCGGAACAGAAGCTGGGCACGGTGAACATCACCATTCAGAACTCCATCTTCTCGGAAGCGCTCGATACCTGGAACCACGCTTTCGGCAGCACGCTGGGCGGCGAGAACTGCACGTTCATGCGCAACCTGTGGGCCGACAACGCGGGCCGCAACCCGTCCATCGGCTGGAACGGCGTGTTCAACTTCGCCAACAACGTGATGTTCAACTGGGTGCACCGCTCCGTGGATGGCGGCGACTACCGTGCCCTCTACAACATCATCAACAACTACTACAAGCCCGGCCCCGAAACGCCCAAGGACACCAACATCGGCCACCGCATCCTGAAGCCCGAATCGGGCCGCAGCAAGCTGAAATACCAGGTGTATGGCCGCGCCTACGTGGCCGGCAACATCGTGGAAGGTTTCCCCGACATCACCAAGGACAACTGGAACGGCGGCGTGCAGGTGGAAGAGCAGCCCAATGCCGGCAAGTATCAGGCTGACATGAAGGTGGACAAGCCACTGCCGATGCCGGAAATCACCATCATCCCGGCCGATAAAGCCTACAGCTACGTGCTCGACAACGCCGGTGCCACCCTACCCAAGCGCGACCCGGTGGACACCCGCGTGATTCAGCAGGTGCGCACCGGCAAAATCGATTACATCAAAAACGTGAAGCTGCCCACCACGCAGTTTGAGCACCGCCGCCTGCCGATTGATTCATACAAAAACGGCATCATCACTGACCCCGTGCAGGTGGGCGGCTACCCCACCTACGCCGGCAAGCCCTACGCCGACGCCGATAAGGACGGCATGCCCGACGACTACGAAAAGAAGAACGGCTTCGACCCCAAGAACGCAGCCGACGCAGCAGCCATTGCCAAAAACGGCTACGCCAACATTGAGAACTACCTCAATAGCCTGGTGGCACTGAATACGGTGAAACCGTAA
- a CDS encoding alpha-d-galacturonidase, protein MERRAAAQTRTILLAKTAHARLQYGAERLATALRTAGYQVQIQRADKLPKSKGMIVVGQAKDALVQQAATALRTAAEKAPGKEGFAISSAKDDAILISGADNSGALYGCLELAEQVKTQGKLSNNLHLTDQPEMVLRGTCIGVQKPTYLPGRNVYEYPYTPETFPWLYDKALWVKYLDMMVDNRYNSLYLWNGHPFASLVRLKDYPFAVEVDDATFKKNEEMYRFLTEEADKRGIWVIQMFYNIIVSKPFAEHYNIKTQDRARPIVPLIADYTRKSIAAFVEKYPNVGLMVALGEAMEGAGQDDVDWFTKTIIPGVQDGLKALGTTELPPIVLRAHDTDAPRVITEALLLYKNLYTEAKFNGEALTTYTPRGSWAELHRKLSGMNSVHIENVHILANLEPFRYGSADFIQKSVQAMHNIYGANGLHLYPESSYWDWPYTADNVAGRQLQVDRDWLWYAEWARYAWRANRPRPAEVTYWSQKLAAQFGCDEQAGQQILTAYEEAGEIEPKLLRRYGITDGNRQTLTLGMLMNQLIDPKRYGLFTLLYESESPEGEMIIEYAEKESKGEKHMGETPPQIANEVVEHGEKAVAAIERAAPAIKQNQAEFARVRNDMYCQDALANFYAEKARAALQVLKYKYSHNVQDLTAAVPLLQSSVAHWQKLVDLTKDSYLYANSMQTAQRKIPMRGVDGTYKTWAEMLPVYKKELADFQHNIDSLKTAKTSISAPKIEVLRNAPVKLLSKAGTYPVAIGQTIFADTTARITALAPELAKLQGLRLGKAQQVAQGTEIRFTTTKPVRLLVGFFNQKSPRFLPIPTLEIDASANDYGQAESKILNALTIPGLPPVNVHAYSFKAGTHTLNLARGACVVLGFIDANQPLRTYDAGLGEGVRKVGELDWLFE, encoded by the coding sequence GTGGAACGTCGTGCAGCCGCCCAGACGCGCACAATCTTGTTGGCCAAAACCGCCCACGCCCGTCTGCAATACGGCGCGGAACGACTGGCTACGGCCCTGCGCACCGCGGGCTACCAAGTGCAGATTCAGAGGGCTGATAAACTTCCGAAATCTAAAGGCATGATTGTGGTAGGCCAGGCCAAAGATGCGTTGGTGCAGCAAGCCGCCACGGCCTTGCGCACCGCCGCTGAAAAAGCGCCCGGCAAGGAAGGCTTCGCCATTTCCTCGGCCAAAGACGACGCCATTCTCATCAGCGGAGCTGATAATTCGGGGGCGCTCTACGGCTGCCTGGAACTGGCCGAGCAGGTGAAAACCCAGGGCAAGCTCAGCAATAACCTGCACCTCACCGACCAGCCCGAAATGGTGCTACGCGGCACCTGCATCGGCGTGCAGAAGCCCACTTACTTGCCCGGCCGCAACGTGTACGAGTACCCCTACACGCCCGAGACGTTTCCGTGGCTCTACGATAAGGCGCTCTGGGTGAAGTACCTCGACATGATGGTCGATAACCGATACAACTCGCTCTACCTCTGGAACGGCCACCCGTTTGCCTCGCTGGTGCGGCTCAAGGACTACCCGTTTGCGGTGGAAGTGGACGATGCTACCTTCAAAAAGAACGAGGAGATGTACCGCTTTCTGACCGAGGAAGCCGACAAGCGCGGCATCTGGGTGATTCAGATGTTTTACAACATCATCGTATCCAAGCCCTTTGCCGAGCACTACAACATCAAAACCCAGGACCGCGCCCGGCCCATCGTGCCGCTCATTGCCGACTACACGCGCAAGTCCATCGCCGCTTTCGTGGAGAAATACCCCAATGTGGGCCTGATGGTGGCGCTGGGCGAAGCCATGGAAGGCGCCGGCCAGGACGACGTGGACTGGTTCACGAAAACCATCATCCCCGGCGTACAGGACGGCCTCAAGGCCCTGGGCACCACCGAGCTACCACCCATCGTGCTACGCGCCCACGACACCGACGCGCCCCGCGTGATTACCGAAGCGCTGCTGCTTTACAAGAACCTCTACACCGAAGCCAAATTCAACGGCGAGGCGCTGACGACTTACACGCCGCGCGGCTCCTGGGCCGAGCTGCACCGCAAGCTGAGCGGCATGAATTCGGTGCACATTGAGAACGTGCACATCCTGGCCAACCTGGAGCCGTTCCGTTACGGCTCGGCCGATTTCATCCAGAAATCGGTGCAGGCCATGCACAACATCTACGGCGCCAACGGCTTGCACCTCTACCCGGAGTCATCGTACTGGGACTGGCCCTACACCGCCGACAACGTGGCCGGCCGCCAGTTGCAGGTGGACCGCGACTGGCTCTGGTACGCCGAATGGGCCCGCTACGCCTGGCGCGCCAACCGCCCCCGCCCGGCCGAAGTCACCTACTGGAGCCAGAAACTGGCCGCCCAGTTCGGCTGCGACGAACAGGCTGGCCAGCAGATACTGACGGCCTACGAGGAAGCTGGCGAAATCGAGCCCAAGCTGCTGCGCCGCTACGGCATCACCGACGGCAACCGGCAGACGCTCACGCTGGGCATGCTGATGAACCAGCTGATAGACCCCAAGCGCTACGGCTTGTTTACGTTGCTTTATGAATCGGAATCGCCGGAGGGTGAGATGATTATTGAGTACGCCGAGAAGGAGTCGAAAGGGGAGAAGCATATGGGCGAAACTCCGCCGCAGATAGCCAATGAGGTGGTGGAGCACGGCGAGAAAGCGGTGGCCGCCATCGAGCGCGCCGCGCCAGCCATCAAGCAGAATCAGGCCGAATTTGCCCGCGTCCGCAACGACATGTACTGCCAGGATGCGCTGGCCAATTTCTACGCCGAAAAGGCTCGGGCGGCGTTGCAGGTGCTGAAGTATAAGTATTCGCACAACGTGCAGGACCTCACGGCCGCCGTGCCCTTGCTGCAAAGCAGCGTGGCGCACTGGCAAAAGCTGGTTGACCTCACCAAAGACAGCTACCTCTACGCCAACAGCATGCAAACCGCCCAGCGCAAAATCCCAATGCGCGGCGTGGACGGCACCTACAAAACCTGGGCAGAAATGCTGCCCGTGTATAAAAAGGAGTTAGCCGATTTCCAGCACAACATCGACTCGCTGAAAACGGCGAAAACCAGCATCTCCGCCCCGAAAATCGAGGTGCTACGCAACGCCCCGGTCAAGCTGCTGAGCAAAGCCGGCACCTATCCTGTCGCCATCGGCCAGACCATTTTCGCCGATACCACGGCGCGTATCACGGCCCTCGCACCGGAGCTGGCGAAGCTGCAAGGGCTACGCCTCGGTAAGGCGCAGCAGGTGGCGCAGGGCACCGAAATTCGCTTCACGACCACCAAGCCGGTGCGGCTGTTGGTCGGCTTCTTCAACCAGAAAAGCCCGCGCTTCCTGCCCATTCCAACCCTGGAAATCGACGCCAGCGCCAACGACTACGGCCAGGCAGAAAGCAAGATTTTGAACGCACTAACCATTCCCGGCCTGCCGCCCGTGAACGTGCATGCCTACTCCTTCAAAGCCGGCACGCACACGCTGAATCTGGCCCGCGGGGCCTGTGTGGTGTTGGGCTTTATTGACGCCAACCAGCCGTTGCGCACCTACGATGCCGGGCTAGGCGAGGGGGTGCGCAAGGTGGGAGAGCTGGATTGGTTGTTTGAGTAA
- a CDS encoding alpha,alpha-trehalase, producing the protein MKPTRLLFSLSLLSATAALAQQPVLTSEHLRASVARFNALDKEDVINLVPNAQAADWLAREVPLFECPDSAIQETYYYRWWTFRKHLKQTPDGYVFTEFITPMKHAGPYNTISSALGHHLNEGRWLHDPQYIDQYTRFWLTAKQPQVNTKLHSFSSWLQDAVYSLYQVNNNQAFVQEMLPALNADYRQWEKERMLPSGLFWQYDVRDAMEESISGGRKEKNVRPTINSYMYGNAKALAAMYKLTKNDSLERKYAAKAKQLRADVQKTLWDPKASFFKVQYEKGGLCEAREELGYIPWYFSLPADKAAYAKQWEQLTDEGGFKAPWGLTTAERRAPGFRTHGSGHGCEWDGAVWPYATTQTLKGLANLLTDYKHHDGMSAQVYYDELRKYALSHQKNGVPYLGEYQDEKNGEWLKGDNPRSSYYNHSGFADLVITGLVGLKPRADNVVEVFPLVPAGKWDWFALDQVRYHGRMISVIWDKTGQKYGKGQGLRIFADGKEIARATELKQLKAKLPG; encoded by the coding sequence ATGAAACCCACCCGCCTGCTTTTTTCCCTCAGCTTACTCAGCGCTACTGCCGCGCTTGCCCAGCAGCCCGTGCTCACGTCGGAGCACTTGCGCGCCAGCGTGGCCCGCTTTAATGCGCTGGACAAGGAGGACGTCATCAACCTCGTGCCCAATGCCCAGGCCGCCGACTGGCTGGCCCGCGAGGTGCCGCTGTTTGAGTGCCCTGATTCGGCCATTCAGGAGACGTACTACTACCGCTGGTGGACCTTCCGCAAGCACCTCAAGCAAACGCCCGATGGCTACGTGTTTACGGAGTTCATCACGCCGATGAAGCACGCCGGGCCCTACAATACCATCAGCAGCGCGCTCGGGCACCATCTTAATGAGGGGCGCTGGCTGCACGACCCGCAATACATCGACCAGTACACGCGCTTCTGGTTGACGGCCAAGCAGCCGCAGGTGAACACCAAGCTGCACAGCTTCAGCAGCTGGCTGCAGGATGCGGTGTATAGCTTGTATCAGGTCAATAACAATCAGGCCTTTGTGCAGGAAATGCTGCCCGCCCTCAATGCCGACTACCGGCAGTGGGAAAAGGAGCGGATGCTGCCTAGCGGCCTGTTCTGGCAGTACGACGTGCGCGATGCCATGGAAGAGTCCATCAGCGGCGGGCGCAAGGAAAAGAACGTGCGCCCCACCATCAACAGCTACATGTACGGCAACGCCAAAGCCCTGGCCGCCATGTACAAGCTGACCAAAAACGACAGCCTCGAACGCAAGTACGCCGCCAAAGCCAAGCAGCTCCGCGCCGACGTGCAGAAAACGCTCTGGGACCCGAAGGCCAGCTTTTTCAAGGTGCAGTATGAGAAAGGTGGCCTTTGCGAGGCGCGGGAGGAACTGGGCTACATTCCCTGGTACTTCTCGCTGCCGGCCGATAAGGCCGCGTATGCCAAGCAGTGGGAGCAACTAACGGATGAAGGCGGCTTCAAGGCGCCCTGGGGCCTGACCACGGCCGAGCGGCGCGCGCCAGGCTTCCGTACCCACGGTTCCGGCCACGGCTGCGAGTGGGATGGTGCGGTGTGGCCCTACGCCACCACGCAGACGCTGAAAGGCTTAGCCAACTTGCTCACCGACTACAAGCACCACGATGGCATGAGCGCGCAGGTGTACTACGACGAGCTGCGCAAATATGCTCTCTCGCACCAGAAAAACGGCGTGCCCTACCTGGGTGAATACCAGGACGAAAAGAACGGCGAATGGCTGAAGGGCGACAACCCGCGCAGCAGCTACTACAACCACTCCGGCTTCGCCGATTTGGTGATAACCGGCCTCGTAGGCCTCAAGCCGCGCGCCGATAACGTGGTGGAAGTATTCCCGCTGGTGCCCGCTGGCAAGTGGGATTGGTTCGCGCTGGACCAGGTGCGCTACCACGGCCGCATGATTTCCGTGATTTGGGACAAAACCGGCCAGAAATACGGCAAAGGCCAGGGGCTCCGCATTTTTGCTGATGGCAAGGAAATAGCTCGCGCCACAGAATTGAAACAGTTGAAGGCCAAGCTGCCTGGCTGA
- a CDS encoding glycoside hydrolase family 28 protein, giving the protein MKNFLSALLLLLTVSAARAQDYYNVLKYGAKNDSTKLSTVAIAKAIDAASKAGGGTVYFPAGRYRTGPIHLKSNITIEIGAGAVLYFSDNFDDYLPMVPSRYEGIDVTSFSPLFYAYKAENITIKGRGIIDGQGKKWWDYAEGQSRKSQDSKWQQEFKRLNANIIRPDEQGGVIDRAFLRPPFIQPMFCKNVHIEGITIRNSPFWTVNPEFCENVTITGVTINNPKSPNTDGINPESCRYVHISNCHISVGDDCITIKSGKDAAGRKMNVPAENYTITNCTMLSGHGGVVIGSEMSGGVKKIVISNCVFDGTDRGIRIKTARGRGGVVEDIRVDNIVMKNIRDQMIVLDMQYAKTTPEPVSERTPRFRNIHFSNITAEGNQAGLLNGLSEMPIENVSFSNLNFDAKQGFTIREARNIAFHNVQVNTTIGPAVRAESVQLLRLDGVGSSTPLAGTPQIELNEVQDAFIYNSFPAVGTETYLKLKGAKTRSIVLQNNNFKYVKAPVSQDEAVTERVVGP; this is encoded by the coding sequence ATGAAAAACTTCCTCTCCGCCCTTCTCCTGCTCCTCACCGTCTCGGCCGCCCGCGCCCAGGACTATTACAACGTCCTGAAATACGGCGCGAAAAACGACAGTACGAAGCTTTCGACCGTTGCCATTGCCAAGGCCATTGACGCGGCGAGCAAGGCGGGCGGCGGCACGGTGTACTTCCCGGCGGGCCGCTACCGTACGGGCCCCATTCACCTCAAAAGCAACATCACCATTGAAATAGGCGCGGGCGCCGTCCTCTATTTCAGCGACAATTTCGACGATTACCTGCCCATGGTGCCCTCGCGCTACGAGGGCATCGACGTGACCAGCTTCTCGCCGCTATTTTATGCTTACAAGGCTGAAAACATCACCATCAAAGGCCGCGGCATCATCGACGGGCAGGGGAAAAAGTGGTGGGACTACGCCGAAGGGCAGTCGCGCAAAAGCCAGGACTCGAAGTGGCAGCAGGAATTCAAGCGGCTCAATGCCAATATTATCAGGCCCGACGAGCAGGGCGGGGTGATTGACCGGGCCTTTCTGCGGCCGCCGTTCATTCAGCCCATGTTTTGCAAGAATGTGCATATCGAAGGCATCACCATCCGCAACTCACCGTTCTGGACGGTGAACCCGGAATTCTGTGAGAATGTGACCATTACAGGCGTCACCATCAACAACCCCAAGTCGCCGAACACCGACGGCATCAACCCCGAGTCGTGCCGCTACGTGCACATCTCGAACTGCCACATCAGCGTGGGCGACGACTGCATCACCATCAAATCGGGCAAGGACGCGGCCGGGCGCAAGATGAACGTGCCGGCCGAAAACTACACCATCACCAACTGCACCATGCTCAGCGGGCACGGCGGCGTGGTGATTGGCAGCGAGATGTCGGGCGGGGTGAAGAAAATCGTGATTTCGAACTGCGTCTTTGATGGCACCGACCGCGGCATTCGCATCAAGACGGCCCGCGGCCGGGGCGGCGTGGTGGAAGACATCCGGGTCGATAACATCGTGATGAAGAACATTCGCGACCAGATGATTGTGCTCGACATGCAGTACGCCAAAACCACGCCCGAGCCGGTGTCGGAGCGCACGCCGCGCTTCCGCAACATCCATTTCAGCAACATTACCGCCGAGGGTAACCAGGCTGGCCTGCTGAACGGCCTGAGCGAAATGCCCATCGAAAACGTCTCGTTTTCCAACCTGAACTTCGACGCCAAGCAGGGCTTCACCATCCGCGAAGCGCGCAACATCGCCTTTCACAACGTGCAGGTAAACACCACCATCGGTCCGGCCGTGCGCGCCGAGAGCGTGCAGTTGCTCCGCCTCGACGGCGTGGGCAGTAGCACCCCGTTGGCCGGCACCCCGCAGATAGAGCTGAACGAGGTGCAGGATGCCTTCATTTACAACTCCTTCCCGGCCGTGGGAACCGAAACCTACCTCAAGCTGAAAGGTGCTAAAACCCGTAGCATCGTGCTGCAGAACAACAACTTCAAGTACGTGAAAGCGCCCGTGTCGCAAGACGAGGCCGTGACGGAGCGGGTAGTCGGGCCGTAA